One window from the genome of [Clostridium] celerecrescens 18A encodes:
- the metF gene encoding methylenetetrahydrofolate reductase [NAD(P)H], translating into MKIKDILSQGKPTLSFEVFPPKTEDKYESVEQAASEIAKLKPAFMSVTYGAGGGTSQYTVDIASALHHQHHVTALAHLTCVTSTKDKVHQVLDELKEAGIENVLALRGDMPTDAPAKKEYHYASELIREIKEAGDFCIGAACYPEGHVESASKTIDMDYLKQKVEAGCDFVTTQMFFDNNILYNYLYRIREKGITVPVIAGIMPVTNVRQIIRSCQLSGTYLPSRFKAIVDRFGDNPAAMKQAGIAYATEQIIDLIANGVNAIHVYSMNKPDVALKIKENLSEIL; encoded by the coding sequence ATGAAAATAAAAGATATATTGAGCCAGGGAAAGCCAACCCTATCCTTTGAAGTGTTTCCTCCCAAAACTGAGGATAAATATGAATCAGTGGAACAGGCTGCGTCAGAGATCGCAAAGCTGAAACCAGCTTTTATGAGCGTCACTTACGGAGCAGGCGGAGGAACCAGCCAATATACCGTTGATATCGCTTCTGCACTTCATCACCAGCATCATGTAACGGCTCTGGCTCATTTAACCTGTGTAACCTCCACCAAAGATAAGGTACACCAGGTTCTTGATGAACTGAAAGAGGCTGGAATTGAAAATGTGCTTGCTCTCAGGGGGGATATGCCTACCGATGCTCCTGCTAAAAAGGAATACCATTATGCCTCTGAGCTGATCAGGGAAATAAAGGAAGCAGGGGATTTCTGCATTGGCGCGGCCTGTTATCCGGAAGGTCATGTAGAATCCGCCAGCAAGACCATTGATATGGATTACTTAAAACAGAAGGTGGAAGCAGGATGTGATTTTGTTACCACCCAGATGTTTTTTGACAATAATATTTTATACAATTACCTGTACCGCATCCGGGAAAAGGGAATCACGGTTCCGGTTATCGCAGGAATCATGCCTGTCACCAATGTAAGGCAGATCATCCGAAGCTGCCAGCTTTCAGGTACTTATCTGCCTTCCCGTTTCAAGGCCATAGTGGACAGGTTCGGAGATAATCCGGCAGCTATGAAGCAGGCGGGAATTGCTTATGCCACAGAACAGATCATTGACCTTATCGCCAACGGAGTGAATGCCATCCATGTTTATTCCATGAATAAGCCGGATGTGGCGTTAAAAATCAAGGAGAACCTTTCCGAGATATTGTGA
- a CDS encoding vitamin B12 dependent-methionine synthase activation domain-containing protein, whose protein sequence is MEISRREVRRYLGYGKNEGDEAVNTLIEECIRELMAAASPKSISRVYPLELLSDDWIDFTVFKTRSRNLSRNLQDCEQVILFAATLGAGVDVLLHKYTKLQMSKAVTMQAAAAAMIEEYCDEENRKLKEEYEDRSLYLRPRFSPGYGDFRLECQKDITTVLETPKRIGIMLTDSLLMTPSKSVTAVMGVSGKPYRCEIKGCESCGKTDCAYRRD, encoded by the coding sequence ATGGAAATCAGCCGAAGAGAGGTCCGGCGATATCTGGGATACGGGAAAAATGAAGGTGATGAAGCTGTAAATACCCTGATTGAGGAATGTATCAGGGAACTAATGGCTGCGGCATCTCCAAAAAGCATAAGCCGGGTTTATCCCCTGGAGCTGCTTTCTGATGACTGGATCGATTTTACCGTATTTAAGACCAGAAGCCGGAATTTAAGCCGGAATTTACAGGACTGTGAACAGGTGATCTTATTTGCCGCTACGTTAGGTGCAGGGGTGGATGTGCTGTTGCATAAATATACAAAACTGCAGATGAGCAAGGCAGTCACCATGCAGGCGGCGGCAGCCGCCATGATAGAGGAATATTGTGATGAGGAAAACCGGAAACTGAAGGAAGAATATGAGGACAGGAGCCTGTACTTAAGACCCAGGTTCAGCCCAGGCTACGGAGACTTCCGCTTAGAGTGCCAAAAGGATATTACTACAGTTCTGGAAACGCCTAAAAGGATCGGTATCATGCTGACGGACAGCCTTCTCATGACCCCTTCCAAGTCCGTCACTGCGGTGATGGGAGTCAGCGGAAAGCCTTACCGCTGTGAGATAAAGGGATGTGAATCCTGTGGAAAAACGGACTGTGCATACCGTAGAGATTAG